The Chiloscyllium plagiosum isolate BGI_BamShark_2017 chromosome 4, ASM401019v2, whole genome shotgun sequence region GTTTGGGTATGGAATTCACTGTTATAAAAGCCAATAGAATTAGAAAGCCTAATATTTAACTCTTGACTTTTGACTAGAAATGTAACGTATAGGGAACGCAGTCCTTAAAAGTAGTATGAGGCTAGATGATTGCTACTCAGCTGCTAACACAGTGTTTTATGTTTTATCATTTTGCTGAGATGTATACCAATTGTATTGTTAGTAAAGAATCTCCTCCAGAAGGCCTTGCCCTGAACTCTGCCTACCTCTTCTAGATCTACAATGATTTTTCTTACTCCCTCAAATAAATAATGTCATTGGGTGTCTGCTACTTTGCATTTTGTAATTCTGTACTTTTCAAGTTTTGAGCCACTTGTTTTTGTAACAATTACATGCCAACCAGGTCAGGCATAATTGATTTTCAATTATACTTCTCAAAACGTTTAGACATTTGTCATTCTATGtaaaatatataatttatttAATGCATAATTAACTTTTTAAAGCTAATATTCCATTGTTGTTTCATTACTTAGCAACAGTAGGGAGGGAGAATGGGAAAATTATGGACTATTAATCAAACATTCTTGTGAAGGTGGCACCAAAATCTTGTTTCTGATTGTTATGCTCTGAAGTTGCGAAGTTcaattttgtccttttttcttTCTTGCATTATCCACCCcagcacacacatgcacatatattaACATATATTATTGACTTTGCTGTCAGCAGAGCTGTAGCAATTTTTCTCCTTTTCATAACTTCGTTTGCACCCTTTTTATATCTATCTCATCACCACTGCTAGCAGCCTCTTCAGCTCTGAGCATCCTTACAACTTGTCCCACTTATTCTTCTGTCCTTAGCATAAACAAAAACACCATTTTCCAATCCCTTTCAGCTCTGAGGAGTCAGATTAGACTCCATATTAACAGTCTACATGTGCTgtaagacttgctgagtttctccagcactttgtatcTATACCCAAATCTTATTTGGGGccagcttttgcccaaaacattgattctcctgctcctcggatgctgcctgaccttttgtgcttttccagcaccccatacttgactctaatctccagcatctgctgtcctcattttCGCCCATTTGGAAAATTGATGTACTCCATGCCAACATGAATGTATGAAAGACCATattcattgaaaaaaaatcaaaataatacGTTTACCAAAATTAAGTGCAGGAAATGGGAGGCAGCCTATTAGCTTGCATAGGAAATTAGTTAGGATGTCAAAAATGAGGAATATTGGCTGTCTACTCCAGTTTGCAGATGTGAAAAATGGTGTTTCTTATCCAGATATAACAATACTTTCTTTGAATAAAATCGAGCTAATAAACAAAAGTATGCATTACAATAACGTAGCAGAAATTCAGAACTTCATTTAGTAATGTTTGGTACAGCTATGCAAATGATTAGTGTATATGTCATCGCACAACTTAGCTTATTATATATAGAGGTGTCAGCTGATGTGGCACACTTTCTTCTGCCTATGTAGCTATATTTAACATTTCAGTAGTTTTCTTAATGGGTTCAGTAAAATTCTGAAAACTATTGTTGCCCTGAACTTCCAGGATTCACTGGGAATCTAAGGGTTAATAAACTCACTTCCCTTTACTGCAGAATATGCATTTCTTAACTCCAGTCCTTGGACATGGTGCTTGAAGATGTTACTGAATTGTAAGTTTTTATATATCCTAGTATTGTGTGTAGTTAATATGTAAGGTTAGCTAACAGTCTTTAGCTCCTAGTGCATGTCGAAAAGTTAAATTTGTAATCAAATTCAGAATTAAGTTAATGTTAATTCAGATTTTCTATACTAAATTTAATTGACAAAATTGGAACAAGAGACTGGCACATGTTTGAATATCTGGAGTCAATTGCACATTGACTGTGGAATTTCAAATCTCTCAAATTGCTTTGGATGTTTTGATGGTGGTCTTCTCTATCAGGACTGACAAGAAGAATGCCCTGATAATCAAATCCTTCTTCTCTACAGTCATGACATTAGTAGAAGCTTGTTAATTCAGTTACTCAAGTGGTCATTcgtcaagtcatagagatgcacagcatggaaacagacccttcgatccaactggttcatgctgacccgatatcctaaattaatctagtcccagttgcttGTCCTTAATACTAACATCCAGAATAAAAGAAATGTCCATCTTTAATGAACTCGGAATATTCCTATTATGTGGACAATTTACTCTTAAAGCAAATAATAAATACCGATGAACACCCAAACTCTTATGTAGAATTAAGATTGTATTGCCTTAATCCTAAATATAGATGCATCTCTCAAAAAGACAAGTCTCTGCGgtgaaagttttattttaaaaactaatgtGAAAAAACAACTCTGCTGGGCTAAGGGTCTCAAGTTAAGAAATTGCAAGATGACATTGCATCCATTCGATTTGCAGTGAAACTAATCTATGGCCATCAGCAATTCAATCGCAAATGTCCAGCTCTGATTACGACTAAATTGGATTTGAATCTTTGCGGATTCAGTATTGGCCACCCTTCAGATGTACAGAAACACTGATATTTGGAAGCTCTGTCAGTTTACAGGAACTTTCTGGTGAGAAATAGGATTTCAGAAGCGTATCATCACTTGCAGCAACTTGTTATGCTGATACTGATGCTTATGCTGATCCCTGGATTTACAAATTAGTCTTGTAAGAGCAGAAATCATTGCTAAGCAGCTATTGGAATAGATACcctaatcctttcaaagccagggtTTTTCACTAAGGAACAAAGCCCATCTCTCTGAAAGCTTTACTTGGCTGCTTCTCCAAAGTTACTTACCGTAAACAGCAGAACACAAACTGTTGGCTTCATTTCCAAATCAGGTGGTAAAAACCTTTTCGGAGAATGCCCAAATAATTTGAAATCTTCTAGTTGATCCTTAACTAGATATTCCCCAATATCTGGCAGGACTTAATGACTTTATAGAAAATTATCCTTCAGAGGTTTTGTAACTGAACCAGtataatttgatttgttttatactTTTAGCTCGTCGCAAAAGATGAAACACACTTCCAACCATCAGTGTTTTAGTGATGGCCTGGTTTCTTAAGTTTTTTTGAATTTCTGTTCTGTGGATACTATATTCTCTCATGGGGAGAAGTGCTTGTTTTGTATGTCAATGAAATGATACCAGTATTGGCACACAAATCATCAATTCCCTTCAAATATTCAACACTAATAGACCCTTTCactttattttgtccttttttttctagGTTGTAGTTAAACTGTTTAATTTGTCTATCTCATCTTTGCTTTTCTACAGTGAGATCACACCAGAAGGCAGAAGAATCACAAAACTGGACCAAATCCTATTGAATGGAAATAACATAACGATGGTAAGTTGTGGAATCTAGAGTTTGGTACCAATTACAAAAAGAGTTGGCATGGATTTTCAAGACCCTTCTAATTTTTACtactacacctgatgaaggagcagcgctccaaaagcatgtggtttcaaataaaccagttggactataatgtgaTGTGATTCTGACCTGGTCCACCCCGgaccaacactgacacctccacatcacttcCAATTTTTAGATAGACATTCATGAAATGTAACACAGAAAAGTAATTCTTCCAACTGCTGTTTTTCTGCTTTACATTTTGTTCAAAATGGAGCAGAAAGATTGAAGTTACAACTTGGTACACTATCAGGTATAAGTTGTTTTTGAATGAGTAAATATGTTTTGAATTAATATAATTTAGATTTGGAGTTAATTTGGTGTCCTTGTATCATCAAGATATCTGACAATGTGAAATTGTACAGTTTCTACAGTATCGAAAGTAATTTGTTGTGCAAATGTCTAACTTGTTGATTTCTCAATTGATTTCCAGTTATGACTTGCATATTTATCTGTAAAATATTATGCCATATTTTTTTTCATGGTGGTGTTTGCTCTGCTTGTACTGCCTCCCACCTTTTTTCACATATCTCTCCATCAGCATAATCTTTTCAACTTTCTCCATTGCAAGTAAATTCAGCTTGACTTTAAATGCATCTAGTAATGCTGTGAACCTGAAACACTCACTATTATGGTGGGATCCATGTTCTcaccattctgtttttaaaaaaaaatgctgtataCCCAACTTGATTTCCTAATGTTTATCACAATGAAGTGACATCTATTTTTGCTTTTCCCGCAATTATAAACACACTTTATATTTTTAGAATTCTGTTAGTTCATCAGAACAACATATTGGAACGCGGACTACCAAAGAtacaatcttttaaaaataaactctgcTTGTTTATTTTAATAGCCTTGTCAATCTACATCATGACTTGGAGATTTCCATATTTGACCTCCCCAGATCTGTCTATTTACTcccttatttatttttttcaaagtgcaatATTTCCTTATCAAAATGTAATGcctcccatttacctgcattaaaATGTGTTTACCAGCATTATTATTTATTGCAGTCCTTTCCCAGTGCATAATTTGGCATTGCGTgcaattttaaatctttttgataccaaaatctcaatttttgCATAAATTGTGATGACGAAGACCCAGTACAGTTTTAATATCTGATCCCACTATTTTCTGGGATCTCTGTCTTGTCCTGTAGCCAGTTGACGTTTCAATTCGGCTACTTTTGTCTTAAACCCACATCCTCTGACCTATTTTGTTGTACCTTTTATTGAAGGGCTATCGTAACTATCAACATATTGCAGCCACTCCAATATGATAACTTTCTGATAActcattaaaattaaattgctcaAGTAAAACTTCCCTTTTTGAAATCCAGGTAAactattaatgtttttttttgtgatgttttaTATTTTAGTTGTGACTCTTTATCTCATTTTCAACTGTCAATGATTTGAATCGGCATAAATCCTCCTGGAAATGTTCTATCTCCTTTAAATACAGATGTAACATTAGCTATCCTTCAATTCTGATACTATAACTTGTTTCTAATAAATTATTAAAGATGTTTAGTTTTGCCTTTCCAGATTCCATTTAAAAATGCATGATCCTCTGCCTTTGGTTAGTTAATATTTTTCCACTTTTGCTTTAAATGTAGTTATGTAACTTGCCTTATTCTAATCTTGTCTGCTGTCTTGTTAACTTTTGTCTTTGCTTGTTGGTAAGTACTGAAGCTAGACAACTGTTAAGATGAtctgtgatttcttttttaattcagtCGATTACTTAGTTCACTCCAGTCTTGACTTGCATACTTGTGTAACTAAAATATTTTACGATTTATACCCCTGTACAATTTAATTGCTTAGTACCTCTTTGCCTTCTCTAACTATTGTTATTGTATAGGTCTCTCTTCTTTGCCCTTAATCCCTTTAGtgcctttttttttctgtattcatCCATACtgcttcattaattttttttgtcttgttaagttattttgtttaaaaataaatttcttgtCCAAAGTAGACACTCAAAAATATTTGTGAACCTGGTGATGCAAGTTTTACTTTGTATCATATGCATTGTTAATTACCATCAATTCCTGAAATTTAtccatttgtaataaataatgacTGTGATGAGAATTGGTCATTTATGTTATTTATTTACTACTTCTTTTATTTTTTCCAGCTTATTCCTGGTGGTGAAGGTCCTGAAGTATGAATGGAACCCTCTTTCAACTAAGTGAATTTTTGATTCATGTACTTCTGTTTTATGTTCACTTCTGTTTATGACAGTTTTTTTAAGAGTTTATTTTTTATGACTCCTtgcaaaaacttgcatttattttgtaGCTGGAACAAATGTATTGTCTCAGAAATGAGAGGTGAATCATGTTTGAGTGTATGCAaaacttgatttatttttaaagagaaaataaagggtTTTCTTTTTCACTAATGTTCTGGTTTCAGTTTTACATTGTGTGTTACGTGTATCAAGATAGACGCTTGGTCCCTTCATTCATTAGTTAGCCTCACAAAGTCATTATTGTTTTGCACTTTCAGAAATTTTCAGCCTTCAGTGTCACTTTAAAATCTAACCTTGGGACACTGGACAAACAATGGCCTGCTGCAACAAGTGCAGAACTTGTGCTGTGCAGAGGAGGtgaattttaaagttttttttttaccaaagaCAATAATTCTATTCAAGTTATAATGAAAGAAGCAATATTGAGACACTGGATGACCAAAATTTAATAGAGGAAATATTAGATAAGCTGGTTACAAAGTTGATATCATTCAGACTGCTCCTCCTATAgataaaatgttgttaaactttgaaagggttcagaaaagacttacaaggttgtt contains the following coding sequences:
- the LOC122549510 gene encoding U6 snRNA-associated Sm-like protein LSm5 translates to MFKGDEEPELVDKCIGSRIHIVMKNDKEIVGTLLGFDDFVNMVLEDVTEFEITPEGRRITKLDQILLNGNNITMLIPGGEGPEV